In one Candidatus Acidiferrales bacterium genomic region, the following are encoded:
- a CDS encoding PmeII family type II restriction endonuclease, producing the protein MIESTSSQKRVVHLKDLQLSDVLKKINPYVLRSTQVFTAEQIVKYLLYAYLSSNKIVLRKHKNFLEVYSRIVNIFTQQFVEEFCSPDGKIDWNKLAHFNSGN; encoded by the coding sequence TTGATTGAGAGTACTTCTTCTCAAAAAAGAGTTGTTCATCTAAAGGATTTGCAATTATCCGATGTCCTGAAAAAAATAAATCCTTACGTCCTTCGATCTACGCAAGTCTTTACAGCAGAACAGATAGTGAAGTATTTACTCTACGCTTATCTCTCCTCAAACAAAATAGTTTTAAGAAAGCACAAGAACTTCCTGGAAGTGTATTCACGAATAGTCAACATATTTACTCAACAATTCGTAGAAGAATTTTGCTCGCCCGATGGCAAAATCGACTGGAACAAGCTAGCACACTTCAATAGCGGGAACTAA